The following are encoded together in the Anopheles nili chromosome 3, idAnoNiliSN_F5_01, whole genome shotgun sequence genome:
- the LOC128724493 gene encoding uncharacterized protein LOC128724493, protein MDVESDGSERWEDFFGSSTDIGPSVLGYLDSLANNFNEEAKQLVESSHNKPINPCPIATVHPLDRVAHVIKLQHDSSSAIEPSPIRHRSKGTVLRPTVPAPAPPVNRSNPVPDPSPERARKISDKFFNPVSPSVQRMVSHSVDDSDDPSDSSPLGQLPARGFLRNGTQSASFSAPSRRPVKQPTAALSPVLANNHHHHHHHHHQKLPLSKNITKLTYVSDEGTDHPVAASRTIRTIMAAGSPQGSAMDASVATPDDNGNFASPEKRSSSSTEELQDVTTLQRKIRLLTVELVNGPAVDEPSPLNPEHVNGGDASDESSLTLRRETTDEGGSMDDAFVENCEDLREHRNTVIEACNYQLNFSRTSSSSTYGSRRDDPAGPDDRRTPSKPNRDQASKPGKEALASVATPKLSLCIDSENTTTVTPSPSLDTTLSGGSPYSSKASLLIPPNTPVLSSRAVSASSICSYSSSTSSSGSEHHLPGGKRSAPESYQASVESLADHSEPEHVSVQRLDSLCEKVEGTVTSSMTMCERAVREIIDSESSYVKDLGQVIRGYLEDWKERACLKQAQLNVLFSNIQEIYDFNFILLNRLRGAKGDPVAISNCFVDLHADFSCYTTYCTSYPEAMSLLTTLLQATHTNSLLVSTQKMLKHTLPLDSYLLKPVQRILKYHLLLDNLRKHCSDPQVALAHELMKKVAHNIDQVKTKLDQARLVKELAEILDGWLGPDLSVLGDLLHEGRLTEHAKPRIVLLFQSMFVIAKPKEDKRLQFRSYIPCKNLMLVEHLPGEPTSFNVIPFDDPKGVLKLTARNREEKRLWTQQIKQVMMQQYSHMPERAKELVLQLGDEDERFTDKPYWKRPTNSSAVPEYLERRQQFRRSEMRMRSKKHQTKKDQPPVAVPTGPTVCQLHSHDAKSGRPIPRGAQHDHVAPFEDCKCEEVKRQLQDEMKHRTKASSPPGKTARSRSESRCGPANDEEDRLLKSLYERRKLSAPSKRASKVKESFAGIKAYNSTMIPKRISEMRKRQPKTPTSCSTFYTDLEVEDAVATVSPETPEAAEVVEAVVRDEKVASVGAEHESVQKEEDLEQVPAAASGGNASGGQLKDSEIISKLILDVKQFNKVLNKPVARKKSIEPSACGHRSSSAGSVLQASAEQKPALPSTEPPDEEEPRYDVLHPPDRDQTEPIYESLLRNVHVPYKYAPPSVARHSLPCGDGSGTGRSSSFSQHPAAGEDVPVTPPRRLLRPESDYVTLAYSELGLLEGIESGPERSLLGKPARDQHRTPRMLRNSDTNINYHRDTAPPAGHGEEFESGEEALGRVAAVDTASGGGGGVGAIGEPIASTFKQSFLERQGSLSIKTTAQKSLLQRFISVHANSGAMTPRTVGSEGNLLHPVQRKLSEPNGGPVASNGYIIYKQGSMDLGSRIAHIDYADPKSLFFQSAVVRSVTTSTSSSVMSVAVGPGEEKRTLSGQAERHSASLQRDSVLATSSSGESFCEDAAETGVSAPEGCPEDDDNAVAINGVDDDDDDNCCFYERDVEQCLEHDFRDSAVYSGDDNDRQRNASDGPVPVSVPQEGQQRGSNLGPPPPIPVKPAHLAGGKRPESVTAVVIPEPSIPPATNSRGWVLQQVRRFQ, encoded by the exons ATGGACGTCGAATCGGACGGTTCCGAACGATGGGAGGATTTTTTCG GGAGTAGTACCGACATCGGCCCATCGGTTCTCGGATATTTGGATTCGTTGGCCAACAACTTCAACGAAGAAGCGAAGCAGTTAGTTGAATCATCCCACAACAAACCGATCAACCCGTGCCCGATAGCGACCGTACATCCGCTCGACCGGGTTGCTCACGTGATCAAACTACAGCACGACTCATCATCAGCCATCGAGCCATCACCAATCCGCCATAGATCGAAGGGCACAGTTCTACGACCCACCGTACCAGCACCAGCTCCACCGGTGAACCGGTCCAACCCAGTGCCAGATCCATCGCCCGAAAGGGCGAGAAAAATATCGGACAAATTCTTCAACCCAGTGTCACCGTCCGTACAGCGCATGGTGTCACACTCGGTGGACGATTCCGACGATCCCAGCGATAGCAGTCCCTTAGGGCAACTGCCAGCTCGAGGTTTCCTTCGTAACGGCACGCAATCGGCTTCCTTCAGTGCGCCCAGCCGCCGACCGGTGAAACAACCCACGGCAGCACTTTCTCCTGTGCTCGCGaacaaccatcatcatcatcatcaccaccatcaccagaaGTTGCCGCTGTCGAAAAACATCACCAAACTAACGTATGTGAGCGACGAAGGAACCGATCATCCGGTGGCGGCTAGTCGCACGATCAGGACGATCATGGCCGCAGGATCACCACAGGGTAGTGCCATGGACGCGAGTGTTGCAACTCCCGATGACAACGGAAACTTTGCGTccccggaaaagcgatccTCTTCCAGCACGGAAGAGCTACAGGACGTGACGACGTTGCAGCGGAAGATCCGCTTGTTGACGGTTGAGCTGGTTAATGGTCCGGCGGTGGATGAACCATCGCCACTGAATCCGGAACACGTGAACGGTGGCGATGCTAGTGACGAGAGTAGCTTAACGTTGAGAAGGGAAACCACCGACGAGGGTGGATCGATGGATGATGCGTTTGTGGAAAACTGTGAGGATCTACGAGAGCATCGTAACACCGTCATCGAAGCGTGCAATTATCAACTGAACTTTAGccgaaccagcagcagcagcacctaCGGTTCCCGTCGTGATGATCCGGCTGGTCCGGATGATCGGCGGACTCCATCGAAGCCAAACCGGGATCAAGCTTCCAAACCAGGCAAGGAAGCTCTTGCGTCTGTGGCGACACCCAAGCTGTCGCTTTGTATCGATTCCGAAAACACGACGACGGTAACGCCATCACCCAGTCTGGACACAACGCTAAGCGGCGGATCACCGTACTCCAGCAAAGCATCACTGCTGATTCCACCCAATACGCCAGTGCTTAGCTCGAGGGCCGTTTCCGCGTCGTCCATTTGCTCGTACTCATCCAGCACCAGCTCATCCGGGTCGGAACATCATCTGCCTGGTGGGAAACGAAGCGCACCCGAATCGTACCAGGCCAGCGTCGAGAGCCTCGCGGATCATAGCGAACCGGAGCACGTGAGCGTGCAGCGGTTGGATAGTTTGTGTGAAAAAGTGGAAGGAACCGTCACGAGCAGCATGACCATGTGCGAGCGAGCCGTGCGGGAAATCATCGACTCCGAGAGCAGCTACGTGAAGGACCTCGGGCAGGTTATCAGAGG CTACCTTGAGGATTGGAAAGAACGGGCGTGCCTGAAGCAAGCCCAGCTGAATGTGCTGTTTAGCAACATCCAGGAGATCTACGACTTTAACTTTATCCTGTTGAATCGGCTCCGTGGGGCCAAGGGTGATCCGGTGGCCATTTCCAACtgttttgttgatttgcaCGCCGATTTTAGCTGCTACACCACGTATTG CACAAGCTATCCGGAAGCCATGTCCCTGCTGACGACGCTACTACAAGCCACCCACACAAACTCCCTGCTCGTGTCCACCCAGAAGATGCTGAAACACACGCTACCGTTGGATTCGTACTTGCTGAAACCGGTGCAGCGGATCCTGAAGTATCATCTCCTGCTCGAC AATCTACGCAAGCACTGCAGCGATCCGCAAGTGGCGTTGGCGCACGAGCTGATGAAGAAAGTCGCCCATAACATCGATCAAGTGAAGACAAAGTTGGATCAGGCGCGGCTTGTCAAGGAGCTGGCGGAGATTCTGGACGGGTGGCTTGGGCCGGATCTGTCCGTGCTGGGGGATTTGCTGCATGAAGGTCGGCTGACGGAACACGCGAAACCCCGCATTGTGCTGCTGTTTCAGAGCATGTTTGTGATTGCGAAACCGAAGGAGGATAAGAGGCTACAGTTCCGTTCGTACATACCG TGCAAAAATCTCATGCTGGTGGAGCATTTGCCGGGTGAACCGACCAGCTTCAACGTGATTCCCTTCGACGATCCTAAAGGGGTGCTCAAGCTGACGGCGCGCAACCGCGAAGAGAAGCGCCTGTGGACGCAGCAGATCAAGCAGGTCATGATGCAGCAATATTCGCACATGCCGGAGCGTGCGAAGGAGCTGGTTCTCCAGTTGGGCGATGAGGATG AACGCTTCACGGACAAACCGTACTGGAAGCGGCCGACGAACAGTTCCGCCGTTCCGGAGTACCTCGAGCGCCGGCAGCAGTTTCGTCGCAGTGAGATGCGCATGCGATCGAAAAAGCACCAAACCAAAAAGGATCAACCACCGGTGGCGGTACCAACCGGGCCAACGGTGTGCCAGCTTCACTCGCATGATGCCAAAAGTGGCCGCCCCATTCCCCGGGGCGCACAACACGATCACGTGGCACCCTTCGAGGATTGCAAGTGCGAAGAGGTAAAACGGCAGCTAcaggatgaaatgaaacaccGCACGAAAGCGTCGTCCCCACCGGGCAAAACCGCACGCAGCCGGTCAGAATCGCGCTGTGGACCAGCGAACGATGAGGAAGATCGCTTGCTTAAGTCGCTGTACGAACGGCGGAAGCTGTCGGCACCGTCGAAGCGTGCCTCGAAGGTGAAGGAAAGCTTTGCCGGTATCAAGGCGTACAACAGCACCATGATTCCGAAGCGCATCAGTGAGATGCGAAAGCGCCAGCCAAAGACGCCCACCAGCTGTTCGACTTTTTACACCGATCTTGAGGTGGAGGATGCCGTGGCCACGGTGAGCCCGGAGACTCCCGAAGCCGCTGAAGTCGTCGAAGCGGTGGTGCGTGATGAAAAGGTGGCGTCTGTGGGCGCGGAACATGAGTCAGTACAAAAGGAGGAAGACCTGGAGCAAGTACCGGCGGCGGCGTCAGGTGGCAATGCGAGTGGGGGCCAGCTAAAGGACTCCGAAATCATCTCCAAGCTCATCCTAGACGTGAAACAATTCAACAAGGTTCTCAACAAACCGGTGGCGAGAAAGAAATCAATCGAACCATCCGCTTGTGGCCACCGATCGTCGTCGGCGGGAAGTGTGCTCCAGGCGAGTGCGGAACAGAAACCAGCACTTCCGAGTACGGAACCACCGGATGAGGAAGAACCACGGTACGATGTGCTGCACCCGCCCGATCGCGACCAAACGGAACCAATCTACGAATCGTTGCTGCGTAACGTGCACGTACCGTACAAATACGCGCCACCATCAGTCGCGAGGCATTCACTGCCATGTGGTGATGGCAGTGGAACTGGTcgtagttccagcttcagccaaCATCCGGCAGCCGGTGAGGATGTTCCGGTGACGCCACCGCGAAGGTTATTGCGTCCCGAATCCGATTACGTGACGTTGGCGTACTCGGAGCTTGGATTGCTGGAAGGAATCGAATCCGGACCGGAGCGATCGTTGTTGGGGAAACCGGCTCGGGATCAGCATAGGACACCCCGGATGCTGCGTAACAGCGATACGAATATAAACTACCACCGGGATACGGCACCACCGGCGGGACATGGGGAAGAATTCGAATCCGGTGAAGAAGCCCTCGGTCGTGTGGCCGCGGTGGATACggccagtggtggtggtggtggtgtgggagCGATTGGTGAACCGATCGCGTCCACCTTTAAGCAGTCATTTCTGGAACGACAAGGCAGTCTCAGTATCAAAACGACGGCGCAAAAGAGCCTCCTGCAACGGTTCATCTCCGTACACGCGAACTCGGGAGCCATGACACCGCGGACGGTTGGCAGTGAGGGAAACCTGCTGCATCCGGTGCAACGGAAGCTATCGGAACCGAACGGTGGACCGGTGGCCTCAAATGGGTACATCATCTACAAACAAGGCAGCATGGATTTGGGTTCCCGGATTGCGCACATTGACTACGCCGACCCGAAGAGTCTGTTTTTCCAGTCGGCGGTGGTGCGTTCGGTCACCACGTCCACATCCTCGTCGGTGAtgtcggtggcggtgggtCCGGGTGAGGAGAAAAGGACACTCTCGGGTCAGGCCGAACGCCACAGTGCCAGTCTCCAGCGGGATTCGGTACTGGCGACGAGTTCTTCCGGTGAAAGCTTCTGTGAAGATGCGGCTGAAACGGGTGTATCTGCGCCGGAAGGATGTCCTGAGGATGATGATAATGCCGTGGCCATCAACGGcgtcgatgacgatgatgatgataattgcTGCTTTTACGAGCGTGACGTCGAGCAGTGTCTTGAGCATGATTTTCGTGATTCGGCGGTTTACAGCGGGGACGATAACGATCGTCAGCGGAATGCGAGTGATGGTCCCGTCCCGGTGAGTGTCCCTCAGGAGGGACAACAACGTGGCAGCAACCTAGGGCCACCGCCTCCGATACCCGTGAAACCCGCGCACCTTGCAGGTGGAAAACGTCCCGAGAGTGTCACCGCCGTCGTCATTCCCGAACCATCGATTCCACCGGCCACCAACAGCCGGGGATGGGTTTTGCAGCAAGTCCGGCGGTTCCAGTGA